Proteins encoded within one genomic window of Gloeobacter kilaueensis JS1:
- a CDS encoding type I polyketide synthase — MNPPSRPALSDEPVAIVGIGCRFPGAPDPAAFWQLLATGGDGITEVPAGRWDARSLYDPDLGTAGTINSLKGGFLDNIDAFDARFFEISAGEARYMDPQQRLLLEVGWEALENAALVPAALRGSAAGVYIGTGGNDFARRMNADLTQLGAYSPTGQALNSIANRLSHFLDWRGPSLVVDTACSSALVAVHLASQALAAGEIDLAIAGGVNVILSPATSVSLAQSWMLAPDGHCKSFDARADGYGRSEGCGAVVLKRLSDALAAGDRILAVIRGSAVNQDGGTSALSAPSLEAQQTVIRSALDRAGIAPAAVDYIEAHGIGSILTDRIEWQALSTVFDHPCRVGCVKSQIGHLEWAAGIASLIKVVLCLQEGTVPANWHLGEPAADLVPSALLLHRENWPWLPADERPRLAGINAFGLGGTNCHLVVEEGPARPVKVSEGPHTLVLSAKTAPALDELAARYARFLETVSDRELAAICFTAATGRSHFAYRLAVHGHSAAELRRQLDTGASVPSPEMPLWVASYLAGEEVDWKTVYSVDHCRAALPTYPFQRRRYWPEGLDLAAAVVTFPESPLRRELLAASSERVPRLLGDWLKAQLAELIDRPAATFLPESRLFDLGLTSLAAVALASRLQRELGLSLTATVLFDYPTIEGLTAFLARQLRPASNQLEAPTAAVAADEPIAVVGLGCRFPGAENPDAFWQLLIEGRDAITQVPSDRWDIARLYDPDPNAAGKVSTRWGGFLEEVDRFDAAFFGIAPREAISLDPQQRLLLEVSWEALEAAGQNISQLNGSRTGVFVGISTADYAQLQLLHPDPAGAIDPYFGTGTSASAAAGRISYLLGLVGPSMAVDTACSSSLVAVHLACQSLRGGECNLALAGGVNLLLAPLCTVVTSRMHLMAPDGRCKTFDERADGYVRSEGCGVVVLKRLSEAERDGDPILAVIRGSAVNQDGPSGGLTVPNGPAQQAVIRSALTAAGVAAQEVSYVEAHGTGTALGDPIEIQALAAALGEKRREALLVGSVKTNIGHLEAAAGVAGLIKTVLALHKGQIPAHLHLVHPNPHVDWQALPVAIPRTTRPWPVSEAPAIAGVSAFSFVGTNAHVILEAAPAIPVSETESSAPPYLLPLSARDRTALAALAHQWGNLLSDPAAPDLADLCYTAAVRRTHHRERLGFVGSDRQQLLEQLTFWESQEDAPRPGASEVVFVFSGQGPRSFQLDRQLLEETAFLSVLEECDRALLPHAGWSLLETLEKAAPERPSYALPILFAVQVALAALWRSWGVVPDAVVGHSVGEVAAACVAGVLRVEEAIVLVYHRGRLLEAAPAGRMAAIGLSAAEVQPFVEVQPDRLGIAALNSPRTTVLWGEETALTALIAQLEEQEVFARMLPVERAFHSPAMESAAAELVRCLGDLKPQAAQIPIYSTVSGSLASASDFGPEYWGRNLRQPVRFHDAIRSLPTDRAHLFVELNVHPVLAPSLRQYENTGPVYPSLRNNESSRVVLLNTLARLYEAGRRVNWPALHPGGHCISLPAYPWSRERYWLAGLPELEPLIVEADTLAQDRGLKEILGDLVKNWADDDTQAINRRFLAPFIFLGRKRQSCFYFNRSGPVLLVSAYIGSPVNYRALAAELLDWAASQNLRVHFLAKAERTDDLQALGFSTTPCGVWQSLKDLEHFSLQGNSMRRLRYQVNHYAKLGNCTTLEYRPGGDPATDRELIELIDEWSAAKGTDAAFLPWLQQQIRQNTLPAGHRLFLIRQEGMLDGAIFLAPAGARNGYLMDLEFYRDAVPLGCLEFGIVNILEQLRTEGRTYFSLGATLGTELGPHPAANPAVEALFASLHERQILNGDGNYQFKNKFRPETTGLFLCRSRNDTGDLQPLFTLLAHPERAERPTAIVREQPAAAISSTTAHPLLGRRLRLAVRDVLFESELSTAHLPFLADHRVAGQVLFPLAAVIELVRAGARAALGSQEWTLRDLKLQRPLVVTEVAIPLQLALSPNEKGGATFALSSLPMDSETDWQLHATGIVELASSPSAPLTEAIVQIRERSTPASLTDHYQQLAAVGLEYGPAFQAVTRLWQAEGEALAEVILPESLSADSGAYRMHPALLDSCLRVLAACLPATDAGAAEIHVPVGLEAFEWYRPCSTRLWSYARLRPADGEQTIAGDLYLCDEGGEIVALARGLQVRRTVVNAPISGNDSLYGVQWQKVSRAATPSRPTGRWLIAADRTGVGEALACQLRAAGAECELIFAGDASAGPTIDPADPGAFRNVLSTHPPVDGVIHLWGLEAEATSTGQLFGCGAALHWLQALAASGTGRLWLVSRGAQSPVTETLAVAQTPLWGLGRAMSQEQPEHWGGLIDLDPAFDPEAAATALVQELLIPDTERQLVLRGGERYAPRLVRTALPATVQPLALPGDATYLIVGGLGGLGIEVAQRLVQRGARYLVLLGRRAPTSAIRSRLQELEAMGAQLLVVQADIADQEQLQELLEKIDLHLPPLRGIVHAAGIVDDGVIEKLDWSRFERVLAAKVSGAWHLHHLTRSYPLDFFVCFSSMAALLGPRAQASYAAANAFLDGLAQLRHAEGLPALTINWGPWGEVGMASALPERDRQRLAEQGLEPIAPAAGLAILEAALTAPGSFQLGVLNADWQRFAHQFHDRALWNFVAGLVPAAPADIPDSGTPAESLEARLIALVARVLKLPAQRIDQRRPLVDLGLDSLMALELSDQIQAACGVNVPVARFFGRTDIAQLAEQVREELEQRTLPASPEPVSDASPLDPATAEQLLSQLDQLTDEEVSRLLNTLLPPEGQSP, encoded by the coding sequence ATGAACCCTCCGTCCCGCCCTGCTTTATCTGATGAACCCGTTGCCATCGTCGGCATCGGCTGCCGCTTCCCCGGCGCACCCGATCCGGCAGCATTCTGGCAACTGCTTGCGACCGGCGGCGACGGCATCACCGAAGTGCCCGCCGGGCGCTGGGATGCCCGCTCACTCTACGATCCGGACCTGGGGACGGCAGGTACGATCAACAGTTTGAAAGGCGGTTTCTTAGACAATATCGATGCTTTCGATGCGCGCTTCTTTGAGATCTCGGCGGGAGAAGCGCGCTACATGGACCCGCAGCAACGGCTGCTGCTGGAAGTGGGCTGGGAAGCGCTGGAGAACGCCGCCCTCGTCCCCGCCGCCCTCAGAGGCAGTGCCGCCGGGGTCTACATCGGCACAGGCGGCAACGACTTCGCCCGACGCATGAACGCCGATCTGACGCAGTTGGGAGCCTACTCCCCAACCGGCCAGGCGCTCAACAGCATTGCCAACCGGTTGTCACATTTTCTCGACTGGCGCGGGCCGAGCCTGGTGGTCGATACGGCCTGTTCCTCGGCCCTGGTGGCTGTTCACCTCGCCTCTCAGGCCCTGGCTGCGGGCGAAATCGACCTGGCCATCGCTGGAGGGGTGAACGTCATCCTCTCCCCTGCCACCTCGGTCAGCCTCGCCCAGAGCTGGATGCTCGCCCCGGACGGCCACTGCAAGAGCTTCGATGCGCGGGCGGACGGCTACGGGCGCTCCGAAGGCTGCGGCGCGGTCGTCCTCAAGCGCCTCAGCGACGCACTGGCAGCGGGAGACCGCATCCTGGCGGTAATCCGAGGTTCCGCTGTGAACCAGGACGGCGGCACGAGTGCGCTGAGCGCTCCTTCTTTAGAAGCGCAGCAAACGGTGATCCGCTCCGCCCTCGATCGCGCCGGAATTGCCCCGGCGGCGGTGGACTACATCGAGGCCCACGGCATCGGCTCGATTCTCACCGACCGCATCGAGTGGCAGGCATTGAGCACTGTCTTCGATCACCCCTGCCGGGTGGGCTGCGTCAAATCCCAGATCGGGCACCTGGAATGGGCGGCGGGCATCGCCTCGCTCATCAAAGTTGTGCTCTGCTTACAGGAAGGAACCGTCCCAGCCAACTGGCACCTGGGGGAACCGGCGGCGGATCTGGTGCCTTCGGCTCTGCTACTGCACCGGGAGAACTGGCCCTGGCTACCTGCGGACGAGCGCCCCCGGCTGGCAGGAATCAACGCCTTCGGCCTCGGGGGCACCAACTGTCATCTGGTGGTCGAGGAAGGCCCGGCAAGACCTGTAAAGGTTTCGGAAGGACCGCACACCCTTGTTCTCTCCGCGAAAACTGCCCCGGCTCTGGACGAACTGGCAGCGCGCTACGCCCGGTTTCTGGAAACTGTTTCTGACCGTGAATTGGCAGCTATCTGCTTCACCGCCGCTACCGGGCGCAGCCACTTCGCTTACCGGCTCGCCGTCCACGGTCATTCCGCTGCCGAGTTGCGCCGCCAGCTCGACACCGGCGCATCCGTCCCGTCCCCTGAGATGCCGCTCTGGGTAGCGTCCTACCTGGCCGGGGAAGAGGTGGACTGGAAGACGGTTTACTCGGTGGACCACTGCCGTGCGGCCCTGCCCACCTATCCGTTCCAGCGTCGGCGCTACTGGCCGGAAGGTCTGGATCTGGCGGCTGCCGTTGTTACGTTTCCCGAATCACCCCTGCGCCGCGAACTGCTTGCCGCTTCCTCTGAACGGGTACCGCGCCTGCTCGGCGACTGGTTGAAAGCTCAGCTTGCAGAACTCATCGATCGACCGGCGGCCACGTTCCTGCCCGAGTCGCGCCTCTTCGATCTGGGCCTCACGTCCCTCGCTGCTGTGGCGCTGGCAAGCCGCCTGCAACGGGAACTGGGCCTTTCTCTCACAGCTACCGTTCTCTTCGACTACCCGACGATTGAAGGGCTGACCGCTTTTCTTGCCCGCCAGCTACGACCTGCTTCTAATCAACTGGAAGCGCCGACAGCCGCCGTCGCTGCCGACGAGCCGATCGCCGTCGTCGGCCTGGGGTGCCGTTTTCCGGGCGCGGAGAACCCGGATGCTTTCTGGCAACTTTTGATCGAAGGCCGGGATGCAATTACCCAGGTGCCCTCCGATCGCTGGGACATCGCCCGCCTCTACGACCCGGACCCGAACGCCGCCGGTAAGGTGAGCACGCGCTGGGGTGGTTTTCTGGAGGAAGTGGATCGCTTCGATGCCGCCTTCTTCGGGATCGCGCCGCGCGAGGCTATCTCCCTCGACCCGCAGCAGCGCTTGCTGTTGGAGGTGAGCTGGGAAGCGCTGGAGGCAGCAGGCCAGAACATTTCACAACTCAATGGAAGCCGGACGGGCGTCTTCGTCGGCATCTCGACCGCCGACTACGCCCAGTTGCAATTGCTGCACCCGGACCCAGCAGGGGCGATCGACCCCTACTTCGGTACCGGCACTTCTGCCAGCGCTGCCGCCGGGCGAATTTCTTACCTGCTCGGTCTGGTGGGGCCAAGTATGGCGGTCGATACGGCCTGCTCCTCTTCTCTCGTGGCCGTCCACCTCGCCTGCCAGAGTTTGCGGGGTGGAGAATGCAACCTGGCGCTGGCGGGCGGGGTGAATCTGCTCCTTGCTCCCCTCTGCACCGTCGTCACCTCCCGGATGCACCTGATGGCTCCGGATGGCCGCTGCAAGACCTTCGACGAGCGGGCGGACGGCTACGTGCGCTCCGAAGGCTGCGGTGTGGTCGTCCTCAAGCGCTTGAGCGAGGCGGAGCGCGACGGCGATCCAATCCTCGCCGTCATCCGGGGTTCCGCTGTGAACCAGGACGGGCCGAGCGGTGGGCTGACGGTTCCGAACGGCCCCGCCCAACAGGCGGTGATCCGCTCCGCCCTTACCGCCGCCGGGGTGGCAGCGCAAGAGGTGAGTTACGTCGAAGCCCACGGCACCGGCACTGCCCTGGGCGATCCGATCGAGATTCAGGCTCTCGCCGCTGCCCTCGGTGAAAAACGCCGCGAAGCGCTCCTGGTGGGCTCGGTGAAGACGAATATTGGCCACCTGGAGGCCGCCGCCGGTGTGGCGGGCCTGATCAAGACCGTGCTCGCCCTGCACAAAGGCCAGATTCCCGCCCACCTGCACCTCGTTCACCCCAATCCCCACGTCGATTGGCAGGCGCTGCCCGTAGCGATCCCCCGCACGACCCGCCCCTGGCCTGTGAGCGAAGCACCAGCGATTGCCGGGGTGAGTGCTTTTAGCTTCGTGGGCACCAACGCCCACGTCATCCTCGAAGCCGCCCCGGCTATCCCTGTTTCTGAAACAGAATCGTCCGCACCGCCCTATCTACTCCCGCTCTCCGCCCGCGACCGCACGGCTTTGGCTGCCCTTGCGCACCAGTGGGGCAACCTGCTCAGTGACCCGGCAGCTCCGGATCTGGCGGATCTCTGTTACACCGCCGCCGTTCGCCGCACCCACCACCGCGAGCGCCTGGGCTTCGTCGGCAGCGACCGTCAGCAACTGCTGGAGCAACTCACTTTCTGGGAATCGCAGGAAGACGCACCGCGCCCCGGCGCGTCCGAAGTGGTCTTCGTCTTCTCAGGCCAGGGGCCGCGCTCGTTCCAACTGGATCGACAGTTGCTGGAGGAAACGGCCTTCCTGTCCGTGCTGGAAGAATGCGATCGGGCTCTCCTTCCCCACGCGGGCTGGTCGCTGCTGGAAACACTCGAAAAAGCAGCGCCGGAACGTCCAAGCTACGCCCTGCCGATTCTTTTTGCCGTCCAGGTCGCCCTGGCAGCCCTCTGGCGCAGTTGGGGAGTCGTCCCCGATGCCGTCGTCGGCCACAGCGTCGGCGAAGTGGCGGCGGCCTGCGTCGCCGGGGTGCTCAGGGTCGAAGAGGCGATTGTGCTCGTCTACCACCGGGGCCGGTTGCTGGAAGCAGCGCCAGCCGGACGGATGGCGGCGATCGGTCTCTCCGCCGCCGAGGTGCAGCCTTTTGTCGAGGTCCAGCCGGATCGCCTCGGGATTGCCGCCCTCAACAGCCCCCGCACGACCGTCCTCTGGGGGGAGGAAACTGCGCTCACTGCCCTCATTGCCCAACTGGAGGAGCAGGAAGTCTTTGCCCGGATGCTGCCGGTGGAGCGGGCCTTCCACAGCCCGGCGATGGAGAGTGCTGCCGCTGAACTCGTGCGCTGTCTCGGTGATTTGAAACCCCAAGCAGCCCAGATCCCGATCTACTCGACCGTCAGCGGCAGCCTGGCGAGCGCTTCCGATTTCGGGCCGGAATATTGGGGCCGCAACCTGCGCCAGCCGGTCCGCTTCCACGATGCGATCCGCTCGCTGCCGACGGACCGGGCGCACCTGTTTGTCGAATTGAACGTCCATCCGGTTCTTGCTCCCTCCCTGCGCCAGTACGAGAACACCGGGCCGGTCTACCCGTCGCTGCGCAACAACGAAAGCTCAAGGGTTGTGCTCCTGAACACCCTCGCAAGGCTGTACGAAGCCGGTCGCCGGGTGAACTGGCCTGCACTTCATCCGGGTGGCCACTGCATTTCCCTGCCCGCCTACCCCTGGTCGCGGGAGCGCTACTGGCTGGCTGGGCTTCCTGAGCTGGAACCCCTGATTGTCGAGGCGGATACTCTGGCTCAGGATCGCGGACTGAAGGAGATCCTGGGCGATCTGGTCAAGAACTGGGCGGACGACGACACCCAGGCGATCAACCGCCGCTTTCTTGCACCCTTTATTTTTCTGGGCAGAAAGCGGCAGAGCTGCTTCTACTTCAACCGCAGTGGCCCAGTCCTGCTCGTGAGTGCCTACATTGGTTCACCAGTAAACTACCGGGCACTGGCGGCGGAACTGCTGGATTGGGCAGCGAGCCAGAACCTGCGGGTTCATTTCCTCGCGAAAGCGGAGCGCACGGACGACCTGCAGGCGCTGGGCTTTTCGACCACTCCCTGCGGCGTCTGGCAGAGCCTGAAGGATCTGGAGCACTTCAGCCTCCAGGGCAATTCTATGCGCCGGTTGCGCTATCAGGTGAACCACTATGCGAAGCTGGGCAACTGCACCACGCTCGAATATCGCCCCGGTGGCGACCCGGCGACCGACCGCGAACTGATCGAACTGATCGACGAGTGGAGTGCGGCCAAGGGAACCGACGCCGCTTTCCTACCCTGGCTCCAGCAGCAGATTCGTCAGAACACACTGCCCGCCGGACACCGCCTGTTTCTCATCCGGCAAGAAGGAATGCTGGACGGGGCGATCTTCCTCGCTCCCGCCGGTGCGCGCAACGGTTACCTGATGGATCTGGAATTTTACCGGGATGCGGTGCCGCTGGGCTGCCTCGAATTTGGGATCGTGAACATCCTTGAGCAGTTGCGCACCGAAGGCCGCACCTACTTCAGTCTGGGAGCCACCCTCGGCACCGAACTTGGCCCCCATCCCGCCGCCAATCCAGCAGTTGAAGCGCTCTTTGCCAGCCTGCACGAGCGGCAGATCCTGAACGGCGACGGCAACTACCAGTTCAAGAACAAGTTTCGCCCCGAGACGACCGGGCTTTTTCTCTGCCGCTCACGGAATGATACTGGCGACCTGCAGCCGCTTTTTACTCTGCTCGCTCACCCGGAGCGGGCCGAACGCCCGACAGCCATCGTCCGGGAGCAGCCTGCTGCCGCCATTTCCTCCACCACCGCCCATCCGCTCTTAGGCAGGCGGCTCAGATTGGCGGTGCGGGACGTTCTCTTCGAGTCGGAACTGAGTACTGCCCACCTGCCCTTCCTCGCCGATCACCGGGTAGCAGGCCAGGTGCTCTTTCCCCTCGCGGCGGTGATCGAACTGGTGCGGGCAGGGGCACGGGCTGCCCTCGGCTCCCAGGAATGGACGCTCAGGGATCTGAAGCTGCAGCGGCCCCTGGTGGTGACGGAAGTAGCCATTCCACTGCAACTCGCTCTTTCACCCAATGAGAAGGGGGGAGCAACGTTTGCCCTGTCGAGCCTGCCGATGGATTCTGAGACCGACTGGCAGCTCCACGCCACTGGCATTGTGGAACTTGCATCCAGCCCATCGGCTCCACTTACAGAAGCGATCGTCCAGATCCGCGAGCGTTCTACACCCGCTTCCCTCACCGACCACTACCAGCAACTGGCGGCGGTCGGCCTGGAATATGGTCCCGCTTTTCAGGCTGTGACCCGGCTCTGGCAGGCAGAAGGTGAGGCGCTGGCAGAAGTGATCTTGCCGGAATCCCTTTCTGCGGACAGTGGCGCGTACCGGATGCATCCTGCTCTGCTCGACAGTTGTCTGCGGGTGCTGGCAGCCTGTCTCCCTGCCACCGACGCAGGCGCGGCGGAAATCCATGTGCCGGTGGGGCTGGAAGCCTTCGAGTGGTATCGCCCCTGTAGCACGCGCCTCTGGAGCTATGCCCGGTTGCGCCCGGCGGACGGCGAACAGACGATTGCAGGCGATCTTTATCTGTGCGACGAAGGCGGTGAAATCGTCGCCCTCGCCCGTGGCCTGCAGGTGCGCCGCACCGTTGTCAACGCTCCGATAAGTGGGAACGACTCGCTTTACGGCGTGCAGTGGCAGAAGGTGTCACGGGCCGCAACGCCTTCCCGCCCCACTGGCCGCTGGCTCATCGCCGCCGATCGCACGGGAGTGGGCGAAGCGCTTGCCTGCCAACTTAGAGCGGCGGGAGCAGAATGCGAACTGATCTTTGCTGGAGATGCCTCAGCCGGACCGACGATCGATCCCGCTGATCCAGGCGCTTTCCGAAACGTACTTTCCACCCACCCACCGGTGGACGGGGTGATTCACCTCTGGGGACTGGAGGCGGAGGCTACGTCTACGGGACAGCTTTTCGGTTGCGGCGCGGCCCTCCACTGGCTGCAGGCACTTGCCGCCTCGGGCACCGGTCGGCTCTGGCTGGTGAGTCGGGGGGCGCAATCGCCCGTCACAGAAACCCTCGCTGTCGCCCAGACACCGCTCTGGGGTCTGGGGCGGGCAATGAGCCAGGAACAGCCGGAACACTGGGGCGGCCTCATCGACCTCGATCCTGCCTTCGATCCGGAAGCGGCAGCAACGGCGCTGGTGCAGGAACTGCTAATTCCAGATACAGAACGGCAACTGGTCCTGCGGGGCGGTGAGCGCTATGCGCCGCGACTAGTCAGAACGGCTCTACCTGCAACGGTCCAGCCCCTCGCCCTGCCTGGGGATGCCACCTACCTGATCGTCGGTGGCCTCGGCGGGCTTGGCATCGAAGTGGCCCAGCGGCTCGTTCAGCGCGGAGCCCGGTATCTGGTGCTGCTGGGCCGCCGCGCTCCTACCTCAGCTATCCGCTCCCGCCTGCAGGAACTGGAAGCGATGGGAGCACAGCTACTCGTCGTCCAGGCCGATATTGCCGATCAAGAACAGTTGCAAGAATTACTGGAAAAGATCGACCTGCACTTGCCGCCCTTGCGCGGCATCGTCCACGCCGCCGGGATCGTGGATGACGGGGTAATCGAAAAGCTCGACTGGTCGCGCTTCGAGCGGGTGCTGGCGGCGAAGGTGAGCGGTGCCTGGCACTTGCATCACCTCACCCGCTCCTATCCTCTCGACTTTTTCGTGTGCTTCTCCTCGATGGCCGCGCTGCTCGGCCCCCGCGCTCAGGCAAGCTACGCCGCCGCCAACGCCTTTCTCGACGGCCTCGCTCAACTCCGTCATGCCGAAGGTCTGCCGGCTCTCACGATCAACTGGGGACCGTGGGGCGAGGTGGGGATGGCAAGCGCTCTCCCGGAGCGCGACCGGCAGCGCCTCGCCGAGCAGGGACTGGAACCCATCGCCCCGGCGGCGGGTCTGGCGATTCTGGAAGCAGCCCTGACCGCCCCTGGCTCGTTCCAGCTCGGTGTACTGAATGCGGACTGGCAGCGCTTCGCCCACCAGTTCCACGACCGCGCCCTCTGGAACTTCGTCGCCGGTCTGGTTCCCGCCGCACCTGCAGATATTCCAGACAGCGGCACTCCAGCAGAATCGCTCGAAGCGCGCCTGATCGCCCTGGTGGCGCGGGTGCTCAAGTTGCCCGCCCAGCGGATCGACCAGCGGCGGCCCCTCGTCGATCTGGGCCTCGATTCGCTGATGGCCCTGGAATTGAGCGATCAAATTCAGGCCGCTTGCGGAGTGAACGTGCCGGTCGCCCGCTTCTTTGGCAGGACCGACATCGCCCAACTTGCAGAACAGGTGCGCGAGGAACTGGAACAACGCACCCTGCCTGCTTCACCGGAACCGGTTTCAGATGCGTCTCCGCTCGATCCGGCCACCGCCGAGCAACTGCTCTCCCAGCTCGATCAGCTCACGGACGAAGAAGTGAGCCGCCTGCTCAATACCCTCCTGCCACCGGAGGGCCAGAGTCCATGA